A single window of Sulfurimonas crateris DNA harbors:
- the metG gene encoding methionine--tRNA ligase, with the protein MSKYITTPIYYVNGEAHIGHAYTTFIADSMARYEKLKGEDTYFLTGTDEHGQKIEESAQKNDKPTQQFADEISAGFKNLWDDFEISYDKFIRTTDEEHKIGVQKAFEVMYNKGDIYKDFYEGHYCVSCETFFTETQLVDGEFCPDCGRSTNIIKEESYFFRLSKYEDALLKHYADNPDFIMPRSRANEVINFVKGGLRDLSVTRTSFTWGVKMPESIKDDKHVMYVWLDALLNYITALGYGKDEANMHYWPASVQFVGKDILRFHAIYWPAFLMSLDLPLPQHIGAHGWWTRDGEKMSKSKGNVVSPREVADAYGVENLRYFMLREVPFGQDGDFSQRAFIDRINSELSNDLGNLLNRIIGMSGKYSDFEIDSVDVLKYHTKEIDAMNTVLDSLDAYMENLQTHRYLEELWKLFSIGNKAIEEHAPWVKMKEGKRDEALATVALVANILAKASIMLSPVMPKTTSTIADALSFSIDHAGYRELIEDKKLLKLFNIKPVPPLFPRVEEPLMAEAPLAHPNVSEESSKTEDNSKKEEDNLIEIGQFFETSLKVGVVVEAEEVPKSKKLLKLQVDLGEERPRQVVAGIREFYTPESLLNTQVCVVANLKPAKLMGMISEGMLLAAKDEEGLCLVRPEKPKKAGTPIG; encoded by the coding sequence TTGAGTAAATATATAACAACCCCTATCTATTACGTAAACGGCGAGGCGCACATTGGACATGCCTATACAACTTTCATAGCAGACTCTATGGCTAGATATGAGAAGCTAAAAGGTGAAGATACCTACTTTTTAACCGGTACTGATGAGCATGGTCAAAAGATAGAGGAGTCTGCTCAAAAAAACGATAAGCCGACTCAGCAGTTCGCCGATGAGATAAGTGCAGGCTTTAAAAATCTCTGGGATGACTTTGAGATAAGCTACGATAAATTTATCCGCACAACCGATGAAGAGCATAAAATAGGCGTTCAAAAAGCTTTTGAAGTTATGTATAACAAGGGTGATATTTACAAAGATTTTTACGAGGGACACTACTGTGTAAGCTGTGAGACCTTTTTTACCGAGACTCAGCTGGTTGACGGAGAGTTCTGCCCTGACTGCGGAAGAAGCACAAATATAATCAAAGAGGAGAGCTACTTTTTCAGACTCTCAAAATACGAGGACGCGCTTCTAAAGCACTATGCGGACAATCCTGATTTTATTATGCCGCGTTCACGTGCAAACGAGGTTATAAACTTCGTAAAAGGCGGTCTTCGTGACCTCTCCGTGACAAGAACATCTTTTACATGGGGTGTAAAGATGCCTGAGTCGATCAAAGATGACAAGCATGTGATGTATGTTTGGCTTGATGCTCTTTTAAACTATATAACCGCGCTTGGTTACGGGAAAGATGAGGCAAATATGCATTATTGGCCGGCTTCCGTTCAGTTTGTAGGAAAAGATATTCTCCGCTTTCATGCAATATATTGGCCTGCATTTTTAATGAGCTTAGACCTCCCTCTTCCGCAGCATATCGGTGCACATGGATGGTGGACGAGAGACGGCGAGAAGATGAGCAAGTCAAAGGGCAACGTGGTCTCTCCTAGAGAAGTTGCAGATGCTTACGGTGTTGAGAACTTAAGATACTTTATGCTTAGAGAGGTCCCTTTTGGACAGGACGGAGACTTCTCCCAAAGAGCATTTATTGATAGAATAAACTCTGAACTTAGCAATGATCTTGGTAACCTTCTCAACCGTATTATAGGGATGAGCGGCAAATATTCGGACTTCGAGATAGACAGCGTGGATGTTTTAAAGTACCACACAAAAGAGATAGATGCGATGAATACGGTCTTAGACTCTCTGGATGCTTATATGGAGAACCTGCAGACACACAGATATCTTGAGGAGCTTTGGAAGCTATTTTCTATCGGAAATAAAGCTATAGAAGAGCACGCTCCATGGGTTAAGATGAAAGAGGGCAAAAGAGATGAGGCGCTTGCTACGGTTGCTCTTGTTGCAAATATTTTGGCAAAAGCCTCTATTATGCTCTCTCCCGTTATGCCAAAAACTACAAGCACTATCGCTGATGCTCTAAGTTTTAGTATCGATCATGCAGGCTACAGAGAGCTTATTGAGGATAAGAAACTATTGAAATTATTTAATATTAAACCTGTTCCTCCTCTATTTCCTCGTGTTGAAGAGCCTTTAATGGCGGAAGCTCCTCTGGCTCATCCAAATGTCAGCGAAGAGAGTTCAAAAACCGAAGATAATAGCAAAAAAGAGGAAGACAATCTTATTGAGATAGGACAATTTTTTGAGACATCTCTTAAAGTCGGAGTAGTCGTAGAAGCTGAGGAGGTTCCAAAGAGTAAAAAACTTCTAAAGCTTCAAGTCGATCTTGGTGAAGAGAGACCAAGACAGGTCGTTGCAGGCATTAGAGAGTTTTACACGCCTGAATCTCTGCTAAATACACAGGTTTGCGTTGTAGCAAACCTAAAACCTGCAAAACTTATGGGTATGATCTCTGAGGGAATGCTTCTTGCTGCTAAGGATGAAGAGGGTCTATGTTTAGTCAGACCTGAAAAACCTAAAAAAGCAGGCACGCCTATTGGATGA
- a CDS encoding TRAP transporter substrate-binding protein codes for MNRRDFLTAATVSTGVIALSGCNESNREAIDYSKHPDAKESGEKRVNINKNKKTTIKLATSWPAHFPIMGVGVERMATRLNDISGGSLDVKIYPKNVLIPDLAVFDACSSGQIDAFHSGPYYWKGKNSAFSLYSGIPFGFTAEEINSWMLFGGGMELWREQYARYNLHPFMGGNTNIQMGGWFRKEINSLADMQGLKMRIPGLGGEVFSKMGVNSVLLPAGEIYTSLERGVIDATEWVGPALDIKMGFYKVAPYYYSGWHEPGSILELTFNKQFYAKLSYEQQSMIEVAASEMNSNMAYEFHSQNIKALKKLKELDISIHQFPRDVVDEGKRALKEVIAELGEKNSDFKRVYDSIESYLELSREWSDASLRYFLNER; via the coding sequence ATGAATCGTAGAGATTTTTTAACAGCGGCTACCGTTTCTACAGGCGTAATAGCGCTTAGCGGATGTAATGAGAGCAACAGAGAAGCTATAGACTACTCTAAACATCCGGATGCAAAAGAGAGCGGTGAAAAAAGAGTAAATATAAACAAAAATAAAAAAACTACTATCAAACTTGCAACAAGCTGGCCGGCGCACTTTCCTATTATGGGTGTGGGCGTAGAGAGAATGGCAACAAGGCTCAATGATATCAGCGGCGGCTCTTTAGATGTCAAGATATACCCTAAAAATGTTCTTATACCTGACTTGGCGGTATTTGACGCTTGTTCTAGCGGTCAGATAGATGCTTTTCACTCTGGACCCTACTACTGGAAGGGAAAAAACAGCGCTTTTTCACTCTACAGCGGCATCCCTTTTGGCTTTACGGCAGAGGAGATAAACTCATGGATGCTTTTTGGCGGCGGAATGGAGCTTTGGAGAGAGCAGTATGCAAGATACAATCTTCACCCGTTTATGGGTGGAAACACCAATATCCAGATGGGCGGATGGTTTAGAAAAGAGATAAATTCACTCGCAGATATGCAGGGTCTTAAGATGAGAATTCCGGGACTTGGCGGAGAGGTCTTTTCAAAAATGGGAGTAAACTCGGTTCTGCTTCCAGCAGGTGAGATATACACCTCTTTGGAGCGTGGAGTAATAGATGCGACTGAATGGGTCGGGCCTGCACTCGACATCAAAATGGGCTTTTATAAAGTTGCTCCTTACTACTACTCAGGATGGCATGAACCGGGCTCAATTTTAGAACTTACGTTTAACAAACAGTTTTATGCTAAACTATCTTATGAGCAGCAGTCTATGATAGAGGTCGCTGCGAGCGAGATGAACTCAAATATGGCTTATGAGTTTCACAGCCAGAACATCAAGGCGCTTAAAAAACTAAAAGAGCTTGATATCTCCATCCATCAATTTCCAAGGGATGTTGTAGATGAGGGCAAAAGAGCTCTAAAAGAGGTTATAGCGGAGCTTGGTGAGAAAAACAGTGATTTTAAAAGAGTCTACGACTCTATAGAGAGCTATTTAGAGCTTTCACGTGAGTGGAGTGACGCAAGTTTGAGGTATTTTTTAAATGAGAGATAA